From the genome of Clavelina lepadiformis chromosome 2, kaClaLepa1.1, whole genome shotgun sequence:
attatatataataattgcTTAGTTCATACTCATTAACATAAAGTGGACCTCCACCAAAATGTGACTGATTATTTTGGTAAGTAATCAAGCTGAACTTATTCTAGTAGTGTCTGTAATGACCAATTGAGACCTCCTTAAAGCAACCGAGTATACACTTGTGTTGTCATAGAAATCATTAGGTAGTTCACTGTTAATCGTCTCTTTGATGAATTGTGTGAGAACCATTGTACTTGACTAAGTTCCAACTTCTAACTTAATCCCACGAACGAAGTAGAAGTgtcaaatcaataaaaaattgccATGTTTAAACATATTCCAGTCTATCAGTATGGGCATAATAGCACTATAAAGCCAGCCTACTAACTTAAGCCTTTTCAGGCTTGTGTTACACATATTTCTGTTACCATCTGCAATTCAGTTTACAGACACTGCTGCCAATGAGTAGTATAACATGCTAAATTTTTTGAACTGAAATTTATAACTATTAACGGTCTTatactaaatatttttgatatgaAATGAATCTTGGTGTTATtgaaaattatatatattagaATTTTAGATTTGCAATGTAGAACACGTACTCTTTATCCCCacatacaaaatataactGGTGTTTGCAGtaataataaatttcaaaaggCATGGCACACCTGCATCATTTGAAACAGAACTGCTATCCACTGCTGAAAATGATCTCTGACCTGAATAGTAAAAAAAGAACAGAAATTGTGTATTTTTGCTCATGAAGATCattacaataaattaaaaaaactaataataaggaatattttattttgtggactATACAGTTTAATACCTTGATCTGGGTTAATATTTTTTCCCATAATAAACTTGAACTGTAAATCTAAAAAGAAATCACAAtgaaaaatatactttgaacaaaattaattaaaacaaacagttaAATATATTTCTACTATTATATACATAAATAATTAAGCTATCACACAAACATTTGGAGTTGGCTTGTACTAATTTAACATACCTTTATTTTCCTGTTTTAACCTGTCAACTTCTTCGTGCAGTTTTTGGAGGGTATCAGCATGCTgttgttgcaaaaatttaatgtttttgttgtaataaAGCAACTTTTGCTGTTCTGCTGGTgataaatcatttaaaaattgaatgtCCATTGGAGTTGAAGTCTGGCCAGCATCGCCATGGTGATCAATTAGAGGCACTAATGAGCTTCCAGTAGGTGGCAGTGTTTGTAGACGATCTCTAAGAAATGGTTTAGGATAGCGAGAACGATCAAGTGTTGATACACGTGACCATGACGGCAAATTTCCCAATGGCGGTAGTGCACTTGATGACATAATTTATTCTTAGACAGTGTATTACAGGCTACACGCCTTCGTGTTACACAGTAAGAAATACTATTTACTCCATTGTAAGTCCTGCAAAACAAGCAGAAGAGTTACAATTCAAAGAGTACAAATCTTTTCAGCAGTCCTGGCAGTTGGCTATACCTATTATATATTGTTATAAAAGTTTCTTTAGGGATGTGCACTGCAACATAATTCCGATTTTCCTACTTCCTTTTAACTGAAGCATTGCACAATACGAAACATCTTTCGAAAGTGACCTTAAACTAAAACCCTCTTTTGAATCCATAAATGCAATGATACCTACAAACTCAAACTTAAACAAATacatttaattcaaaatatcTATCTATATATCTACTAACTAATTAGCTAAATACCAATTAGttgcgaaaaataaatttaacaactaATAGATATACTACTTTTTGGAATACTAATTATTCAATATGCCTCACATGGCACacctcaaaattaaatttataaaacccTAAAAATATACCATTATGTAATAGGTGAACGCTAATTTGTTAAACATTAAGGCGATAGAAACTATACTTCACTTGTTGATCTATGGTCTATCTATCTTACCATACTACAAATATGTACATTGAAATAAAGGCTGAGGCAAAGCTGTTTAAAGGACAAATGTAAAATGTAACTTAAGGCTAGCTGTAACTGATTTGTAAGAAAATTGGGATACTTGAAGTTAGCTTCATTTAATTGAGCACACAGAAATATACCGAAAAAATTTAGCCGGCAAGGCAGATGTGCACATAAGTATAACACTTAATATAAGACATAAACATAGAAACACAAGAGTAACACCAcagcaaaaagcaaaaaaacattaccTTCAACATAATTGTAATACATTAGGCAAGATGCGGGATAAACTTGAGGTGAACATACTGATCACGAAATAAGACAAGATATAACTAAGCACTGCATAAGTATAGTGACAGGAAAGTGAAACGAAAGACCAACATCACAGTGAAAGCAAAGGCAATGAAAAGAGAAAGAGCAATTAATTACAAAGGAAGTATGGTAACACAAAATAATACAGCATATTTACTAATGCCACAAAAAGTATGACTGACATGGATGTGATAAGGGATAGGAAATATCTTCATAAAAGTAACAAATTTCTTACATTTTAATTCAATATGAAGTGTTCATACTGTTTCACTGTTTGCCGTATACTgtataacaaagaaaaatgtcATTAAATAATTCAGCTTgcaataacaaataatttttttgcaaaggtATCAATGTCGCTTGGAAAGtggcaaacaaaacaaataatcaaaaaatcttttttaaacatatgCATGGAAACACCTATACACCAGCATTAATTTCCCACAACCAAAATACTAGCATGCCCTTTCATACTAAGCAGTTTAAATAGCAACAGCAGTATAATTAGGACCAAGCAATAAGTAGATACTATTAAGTTATCAAACCAAATAACCTCTGTTGTATCTGTGGGGAGGGACAATTAATGGAATGGTGGCATTTCTGTGCATTTCATTAGGAAAAGTAGGGTGCGGTCCTGGAGATGCTACAGGGGTGCTACCTGTGCTGTCTAGTTCATGTTGAGAATGGACACCTAAATTACCAGTTGATGtggagtttttaaaattgttttgcatCGCTTTTCGATCGTCATCATGAAGGCGAAGTAAAACCTCAATACAAGGGACAAGATGATTCCAAGAAAACATGGTAACCTGTTGTAAATCAACTGTCCATGTTGGAGATATGTGTAAGCAAATCCTAGCAGCAGCCAAACACGAAGACATAACAAGGGATGgtttgaaaacaagaaatgCTTGATCTTGCAGAGAAACTTCTAAGAAGTAATTGACATTCTTTTCCAAGTATACATATGCTTGTTCACGATTCACAAGCTGACGGCCAGCGTGTAGATCACGTGCACCAAGAGCATATTGCATGTAATATTCTTTGAAATGGGAAGCAGTAGGAAAGCCTATATGCCATTCAAATGCAGAAAGCAGTTTAATTTCCATGTTAAGATACTCACTCGCATTCAAACTCCATTGCAGATGATCTAAGAGCACTTTAAATTTAGGGATTTTTTCTTCTCTTTCTTCAAATTTGCTGGCGACCAATAAACAGCATAAAACTAACATTTGCAACTCATCGACGGCAATTTCATACTTATCCGTGTAACGATCGTATAGACATACCGCTAAATGTTGCGCATTACTATTAAGCCGATATTTCTGACATGTCAAAGCAAGCCAATCAACCAGATATCTTCTCCAGTACATCAATTTAGAACCGccttttaaccgcaacaacaaattttctCTACTCTTTAAAGTATCGTGAATATCTTTAGCCAAGTCATTCCAATCCCACCATTCGCAATCCATCGGTACCAATAGCTGTATTACGTTTATTAGGCTTAATAGCTATTACGATAGCTgtattacttttattatttaacagTAGGCTTAGTTTTTAATCTCACAGCATGAGTCGTAAGGCTAATAAGTTCGTAAGAATTGCAAACAGAGGAATGCAAAAGCAGTCATGGAAACGACGCGCCGCAAGGGAAAAACCATTCGTGGCGTAGGGCAGTTCACCAACGCTggagtttttgttttatatttttttttaaacaaaaacaattaattaatttcctAGAATTACTGATATACTGTAAGTACAAAACATGCAagcaattttgtaaaacatgCGTGATATTCTGGTCAAGTATTTAATAAGTTTCAGAGTGCAATCTTTAATCTTTAGTGTTTAGAGGATAATTAATCTTCTATAACATAGATACTACATTAATACCTAATGTGTTAATGTAGTATCTATGTTTAAAAGGTGTTTTCTCCAACAATAAAAATCACGCCCAAAGCAACCTGGAGCGACAGAGGCAGACTTTCAACAAAAGCGTTTTTTAAATTACGAAAACCTTTACTACTTATTTGCAAAGGACCcggtaaaacaattttgaggaaaaatttaaaaaaattaagtaacTGTGGGGTAATAATTAAATCGATTCGTATAATTAAATCATAATTGTATGTGAAATGTGATTACGTATATTATActgtttaagtttaattttcaaTGAGAAAACGTTTggatttttgaatttttacacAATTTAACTTACGctataaaataaatgcattgtaattaatatctgcattgtttgtaaatttagcAACTGGCTGTTTATGAATCAGTATTTAGGAATTACAAGAATACATAACTTATGCAGGGACCTAAATTTACCTTCTTACCCGGGCCCATATTGTGCTTTACACGGCCCTGCCTAAACCTGCTGCGTCTAAACCATAATTAGATTTGAATTTATGGCGTCACATTGAAGGGAAAGGGCTCTGGCACTACATCGTACTCGATCTAAATATAAACCCATAGACGAATAAGCAAACAGACCTGAGACCAGTCGTTGACACTTAACACTcaatcaatgtttttaaacataGACAAATATCCTTTTGTCAATGTTTTGTCTGGTAGTTGATAATAGCATGCTCTTATACACCGGGAAAACTGACAATTAAAGCTAAAAGCTTAAAACGTTCATAAGAATAGTGATGGTACTAACTAGCTTTGAACAACTAGCATAGCCACTAAACGTTAATTAAACAATAGACATATCTGCAATTTTGCAATTACTCTGCCTAATAGACGATTATCTTTTTTTTCCATAAATCCAAAttgtatgtaggcctacatgatTTTTTATGGATTTACGACTTATCAAGCCAAATTCCCGTTTAGCAGAAATTTAATTGTAGAACGAAGTAATGAAGCctacttttatattttttaatttgaacaaCGCCgttttgttatttgattttctaagtttttaattattataaataaatctGTTGTATCAAAATGTAATCACAGAAAAGGACCGTTTGTACGAAtctttatgaaaataattcaCACGACGAAAATTAAAGAtcgtttattttaatttctcCCACATGTAATTTGTGTAGACTGGGTGAATTGGtgaagaaaagtttttattaaaccGGACTTACAGTttacttttgattttttgctaGTTGCTAAATTGTGCTTTATTAATTTTAAGCTTCACACCTTTGAAAATTGGTTGCAAATCTGAACAACATGGCTGTAAGTATTTTATCCTATGGTAAATTCTTAATTCTGTAATTTACATGTTTTAAGGCATCGTCTATTTTACCGAATACCAGATACCTAATTTAGTAAAAACTTACTTCAGTAAACGGTAAGCTGTTTATAAAATTGGCGTTTTTCTATTTTGGTGACCGGCGGCTGGTGAGATTATTTTACTTATATTACACTTATTTTACCGAAGTTAAAAAATACGAATACGGCAATTGAGTTAGTatgtgaattgaaatgtatgctaattttcaacttaaaaacATACCTAATTCTTCCAAAGTGTAAGTTAACGAAAAACTAATACCCACTGATCCAAAGTGTCACTTCACTTTAGTAAATTACTAAGCTATGGCCTACCGGCcttagtggaaagtgtggcagctgcatGCACGAGATTCACATCGTGTACCCAACTTTTTTATCTATCTACATCGATATATAATAagtataaaaaacaaaagctgTTTGTTTAGATGCCGTTTTTTTTGCTCTGTGGCCGGGTGGTTTGAGTGCTGGCCTCATTATAAATGTGGCTTTTTTCcatgttcgatacccagtggcggTTACCAGTAATACAGGACGCCTTTTTAATAGTGGTTTTGGTAAAGATTTTTTCTCCCCTTGCTGCTtcctttgcttttgttttttgtctctttgttttttctcacCCACCTagtatttctttgttttcactgACCGCAAACGTTTTGCTGTAATGCCATTCAATTTTTAGGATTTTAATAGGCTAAAAGTTAACAGAAAATCTGAtgcaaatttgtttatttgtcgGCTTTTCCATTTTATTGAATATATTCTGCCCAGTTACGTTCTATTTTTGTATTATGTTAGAACTGATTTATAGTGAACAAACAAGACAAATTTCATCAATTATTTAATgccaatttacaataaagaaacaaagatttgGGCCTCTTGTCACactaaaatttaaatcattACATTCTCGACTTCTTGCCACTCTCGGCACTCAAAACACACAtcatgtaacaaaaattttaattacaaaattgtaGTGTTTTTAAATGGTCTTTAATCCATATATACTTTTTGGAATTATTTTTCGCATTGCCATATCTTAGAGAGTGGGCTTGTTTTGCTGTAAGTATTTTTATATGTTCCCAACAAAAATGTCTCAACACAAGTGAGCAGGTTATATCTTTACTCCCAAATACCAAACTTTTGTGATCTTATAAAATGGTTTATATGTgtacttttttatttctttgaagCTATTAagtgctttcttgcattttaccttttttttaatatattgCTGTTCTTAGGCTGCAAGTACAGTAAATAAAGTGCAAGAAGTGAGAGAAGTTACAAGACTTGAAAGGATTGGAGCACATTCCCACGTTCGAGGGTTGGGTCTAAATGATGATCTGGAGCCCAGACAGGTATCGCAGGGAATGGTTGGCCAATTGGCTGCTAGACGAGCTGCTGGAGTTATTTTGGAAATGATCAAAGTAAGCTCTTGTTATTAAGATGATGCATGATAatgatagttttttttatatattaaaGCCAGGAGTCCAAGGTAAAGGTTTTCACATTAGATTTGTCTTGGGAAATATGCTGTTTATCAATGTTAGCGgtaacataattatttttaactttatataCTAAAAGTGAATACATTAAAGCAGAAgaatcttttttaatttgtactgttttaaataaactcaGACCAACGTTTACGATGTTTGTTTACTTgcgtttaaaattttgttgtctattttttgtttttttgtgccCATTAGGAAGGAAAAATAGCAGGTCGAGCTCTATTGATAGCTGGTCAACCAGGCACAGGCAAGACTGCTATAGCTATGGGTATGTCGCAAGCCATGAGCCGTGATGCTCCTTTTCAGGCAATGGCTGGTagtgaaattttttctttggaAATGAGCAAGACTGAAGCTCTTACGCAGGTGATGTGATAAAAGTTTGACCTGTAAAGCTTCGCAAACTTTCCTTGAgatagaaatattttataaaatgttttaaaatttataggCTTTTCGAAAAGCAATTGGGGTGCGGATTAAAGAAGAAACTGAGATGATTGAAGGAGAAGTTGTAGAAGTTAGTGTAGAACGCCCCGCAACTGGAACCGTAAGTTACAATATTTGACCAAACGTACTGAATaggaataaaaattatttcatttttaattatttcaaataactGAATGTGTCAGTTAACAATGCTTTATTCTAGGGAGCAAAAATTGGCAAACTGACATTGAAAACAACAGACATGGAAACTATTTTTGATCTTGGGCAAAAAATGATCGAACAGATTACAAAGGAAAAAATACAAGCCGGGTATGAACCGTTTGATCCTATTTTAGTTGGTTGTGCTTGTGAATATATTTTTTGACTTAGCAATAATATGTAAATAGCTATGTTGTATGTTTTCAGTGACATCATTACTATTGATAAAGCCACAGGCAAAATTTCCAAACTTGGACGTTCATTTACACGCGCTCGTGATTATGATGCTACGGATTCACAGACTAGATTTGTGCAGTGTCCCGAAGGTGAATTGCAGAAAAGAAAGGAGGTGGTTCACACTGTCACTATCCATGAGATTGATGTAATCAACAGCAGAACACAAGGATTTCTTGCCCTTTTTTCAGGTAACTATTTCTAAGAATGTAGACTTTGTTGCGCTATCCTTTCATAAcgtgttttgtttattgtccACGCTGCACTGTTGCAGGCGACACTGGTGAAATCAAAAGCGAAGTGAGGGAACAGATTAATTCTAAAGTTGCGGAGTGGAGAGAAGAAGGAAAAGCTGAAATTATTCCAGGTTTGGTATCTTTATTGGATTGATTAAATGTTTCACACTAATGTTTACTCaaattaactttaacttttcttctttggtttaggtgttttatttattgatgAGGTCCATATGCTTGATATCGAATGCTTCTCCTTTTTAAATCGTTTGCTCGAGAGTGATATGGCACCAGTGCTGATCATGGCCACTAACAGAGGGATAACTAGGTAGTAAATTATTGTTTACTCCACAGTTTACATGCAGTCAGTGTTTTCATACTGGTATGTTTGTAATGGTCACTGGTATGTTTGTAATATaaaaagtcactttttaacatttaaataTTGTATAAATTAGAATTAGAGGCACCAACTATCAAAGTCCCCATGGAATCCCTATTGATCTTTTGGATCGCTTGCTCATCATTGCTACTACCCCTTACtctgaaaaagaaacaaaacaggTTAGTACGTTTAGTAACATtagtatataattatatatacaatagtATATAGTAACTAATTAAACAGCATAATTTTTCATGggaaaaaggttttattttgttgacaaTTTCATGCACTGtccataaataaaataatgaaaagttGCATTTTCTGCAAATCATTTTATGTTAATGTTATAGATCCTTCAAATTCGATGTGAAGAAGAAGATGTTGAAATGGAAGATCAGGCTCTTGCTGTGCTCACAAGGATTGGCATGGAAACATCTCTACGTTATGCGATACAGCTTATCACAGCATCCAACCTTGTTAGCAGAAAAAGAAAGGTATGTAATATGCACAAATTGCACATACCAATCACTAATGTCACTACTGAAATTACTTGACACACTTTTAGGGCACTGAGGTATCTGTGGAAGACATTAAGAAGGTCTACTCGTTATTTATCGACGAATCACGTTCAACTACATTCCTTAAGGAATATCAAGAGGAATTCATGTTTAATGAAGTGAAGGCAGCATCTGGTGATGCCGTTGCTATGGAAACCTGAAAGGCTTGACGTAGATGCGCTTACATGGATCAAATAATATTGTGACGATTCTTGTTGCTGTTTATCAGTATGGTTTTGTTTAGATTGACGTTCCTCTGTTATTGGATGCTTTATTGCTGTATGAAGTCAccccaataaactttttatacttttttaaaaataaagtatgTGTTTTTGACGTGCAAGCGATACCATACGTCTGTTTTATGAAGTGGGTGATAAGATTGAGTTAAAATAGCTTGAATCAACACCAAGAATTCTTTCACATTCATCGTAAAGTTTCCGTTGATAAAAGCAGTAGCAAACCACGGTTCTTTTGGAAATGTACcggtttaaaattttcatacaTGAGTACTCCCTTGATTAACTTTTAAATATGGTAATAAGTCATAACCAGCTATTCAGCTTTATAAgataatattttcaattaaacgAGATAACACATAACAAATTATGCTTATATTTGCTTGAACTATCGTGGTTACTGCAAACCACAACATGGGGTGGGTTAGTAAACCTGTAAATTTGCTTGATTTATTAGAGGCATAAATAGGTAGCAAAAAGTTCATTGCATAATGGTGACGGAGATGGCGGCATTTATAAAtcacaaaatataaacaatgtgcTTAACTCAggtatttggatcaagtataTATAGAATATTTCTCGTGGCCGGTAAGTGTAGACCAAGTTAAAGCAAATTtgtctttttaaatttttttgttcgCCCACTTTGCATTTGTAAAGCTTTTGCAAACAGTTTAAGTTCGCTAGACACTGTTCGCTAGCTTGACTCAGGTGCCTAACACAGCAGCAATGTCAAAGCAGAAATACGAATTGGGActatacgaacccaaacccaaatagattcgccgaatatcgcttttatggaagattcgggcgaacacgaataccaacaatgtcgaacccgaatacaatattactaataaatttactgactttcgtaaaaaatgatgatctagtttcccgacaatgctaaactagagtcagcagtacttacaatgaaggttgttttcctaacgattttgctttttcaatcgttttttaaacactatttttcgaaagaaagcgattttttttatcgattacgtcattttagaagcaagacttgacaacttttggagaaaattttattgtttcgttctaatacgaatagattcgagATTCGTTCGGGTCGACCTTCaagatattcgggttcgcacgaacccgattaatcttcctcgcggcacatccctaattGGGACCTTTGTTATTGATCATACATTCAGCTAAACCTGTAAACTGTCTGACTATACTATATAGGCTAGGTGTgtgttgaaatgaaatgtgATGTGACCTCTTAGGCTAATTGCTATCCAGGCTTATTTAGGCTAGTCTTTGTAATAGGCTATCTCTATATTGGACCAtggtgttgtttatttttcgtcattcaGTTGTGGGGATGTGGGGTTAGGATTGATGTTTTAGGATGACATAAAGCCAAAGGCGTTAATGGTTCGTTTAAAACTCCTTTTGTCTATTAActttttgactccgttgcttATTGAGCACTATCTCTTCTTGTTTCTTTGAGTCAGTACAACGTTCATAAAGTCCATGTTCTTATCTACCAAAATGTAGTCGCAATTACATCAGAAGAAATTATCATGTCATTTCCACATACACATTTTTTTAGATGCCTTTCATGAAACCAGATTTTCTAAAAGCATATTTTATCAGGAGAGAGCGATTAAACCCAGATCTATTCTATTCATCCTTTTAGCTATAGCCAATCAGCTGAGGCCACACTTTTTAGATATCTATCGTGTCCTTTCTGAACAGTGACAACTTGGCAACACAATTAATCTAACAAAACTAGAGCACTTGTAAATTCGTAACACTCTACGTACTACAAGCAGTTTACTCTTCTACCCGGATACATATTATAGTTAAACGGGACAGCTATGTGTGTATAGCCACCAAACCCAACACGCGCATTTTTAAAAGTCAAATTTTTCTCTAGCCAGAGAACACACAAGTGCTTATTAAAACGCCAATTATATAAATTCTTACAATTGCCATACAGTCATTGTATGTGGGggaatgaaaaataaaatgccaaCCATTATAGCGTGGTAAAGTAACAATTCCACCAGCAAACAATGAGCAGGAAAAGTAGCAAAGGCTTAGAACGTGCAACAATAAATAATGTAACTAAATGATAAACATGAATAATGGTTAGTGTGATCAATAAACACACCAACATACTGTGCAATATTTACAACAATTAAAAAGAATGcttacaaacataaaaataaagctGTGAGTTACACAAGATGCTGAGTCAGTTTGGCAACTAAGCTAAGAATAAAGAGAATATGTAGAAATATACTTGGTAACATGGTAAAAATACTACAAAATAGATTAGGATTAGTGCATGCGGATGGCaaaaagaaaccccatcccaAGGATCAGAATTCTGTTCCTGTGGACTAAAACACTAAAAACGAGTGTGCTTTACCTTACAGCGATTGGACTAACCTTTTACCTACCATTCAATGGGCGCACAAGAGGCATAACAGGGTAGTACGCCATGCTATGCTTGAGTGATTTTCAACTTGCAGGTCAACAATAGTAATAGTGCTTTTTTCCGCCTACCATGAAATAACATTACATCCGACGGTAGAAATGACGAACCTTTTTACAACCAAGCGTCAACTTTTTTACATGCGGTGCCAGATGTACCACAAATTTCTTTTACATGATTAGATATTatgtaataaacaaaaaacaatatcTCACACAGCTGACCAACTTTACTTGTCATAATGACACTTTctaaattgctttaattttagCTCGTTTTTGTGTTTAGAATTAAATCTGTTACTGAGCGCAGTAATGTATTCATTAAATTTGAATCGGTCATTGGTGACCTCTTTCTTTCAATCAGTTTCGATGAAATGTGACTTCATAGGCGAACCGACATTATAAGTGAATATATTCAAAACCGTTCTAAATAAATTCTACTGTATcttgaatttttaaataaataatgccATTTAGTTGTGAAAATTCACCAACTTAAATGTGTTGAGTACAACTTTATTTCGACTTTTAGGTTTAATATGGCACGCATCCGTACTTTAGTGGTTTGTTGTATGcattacaataaaaacttcattaaGTTTTGCAGGTTGAAGTTATAACAAACTCCCAAAATCTATCAGAAAAGCCTTAAGTTGAACTTAACACTGCTGAACTCaaataattcaaattgcaGAACTCGGGCTTTAAAAACCTTTCTGAACTTGAACTCACTTGAAAATTGATCAAGTTTTCAACCCTGGTGGTTGGGATGTTTGGTGCCCAAAGACAAAAATTGAGTGTCATAACGGCATTCATTAAAGTCTGATACTGACTAGAATTCTAAAGTAGTTAGTGATCATTATTCTGgcaattttattaaatttgatGGTGATCAACTTTATTTATaggttaaatatttttgagtaaattatttaattcaagAGAAACCAATAGCCTACTGAAATATTTCGTTTAAAGCTGAAAATTTACGCACCTGAATGTCATGGCTGAGCAAGTTCAACTGCTTGTTAACAATGTTCGTTATAAGAAGCGGGATGGATCTCTATACATGATGAGTGAGAGAATAGCATGGTGTCCTGAAGGAAAAGATCAGTTTGAACTTACTGCACATTATTCTGACATAAAATGTAagtatactttttaaaatctgtTCTATTTATACTTCAGAGTTTTTCTCATTAAATGTTAACGGTATTAAATATAAGATACATATGTATTagataaaattattaaatataaatgaatactaaattgaatgaaatgactaaatgaataaaatttacaGCTTAGTAGTTTGTTTATATGTAGTAAAAAATAATCTATTTGTAAAAACCCTTTTCCTTTGATTTCTAGCACAGCATAACTACAATTAATGATTTgtgtatttattattatt
Proteins encoded in this window:
- the LOC143447061 gene encoding ruvB-like 2, whose amino-acid sequence is MAAASTVNKVQEVREVTRLERIGAHSHVRGLGLNDDLEPRQVSQGMVGQLAARRAAGVILEMIKEGKIAGRALLIAGQPGTGKTAIAMGMSQAMSRDAPFQAMAGSEIFSLEMSKTEALTQAFRKAIGVRIKEETEMIEGEVVEVSVERPATGTGAKIGKLTLKTTDMETIFDLGQKMIEQITKEKIQAGDIITIDKATGKISKLGRSFTRARDYDATDSQTRFVQCPEGELQKRKEVVHTVTIHEIDVINSRTQGFLALFSGDTGEIKSEVREQINSKVAEWREEGKAEIIPGVLFIDEVHMLDIECFSFLNRLLESDMAPVLIMATNRGITRIRGTNYQSPHGIPIDLLDRLLIIATTPYSEKETKQILQIRCEEEDVEMEDQALAVLTRIGMETSLRYAIQLITASNLVSRKRKGTEVSVEDIKKVYSLFIDESRSTTFLKEYQEEFMFNEVKAASGDAVAMET
- the LOC143445978 gene encoding cyclin-J-like — protein: MDCEWWDWNDLAKDIHDTLKSRENLLLRLKGGSKLMYWRRYLVDWLALTCQKYRLNSNAQHLAVCLYDRYTDKYEIAVDELQMLVLCCLLVASKFEEREEKIPKFKVLLDHLQWSLNASEYLNMEIKLLSAFEWHIGFPTASHFKEYYMQYALGARDLHAGRQLVNREQAYVYLEKNVNYFLEVSLQDQAFLVFKPSLVMSSCLAAARICLHISPTWTVDLQQVTMFSWNHLVPCIEVLLRLHDDDRKAMQNNFKNSTSTGNLGVHSQHELDSTGSTPVASPGPHPTFPNEMHRNATIPLIVPPHRYNRGYLV